One Helianthus annuus cultivar XRQ/B chromosome 12, HanXRQr2.0-SUNRISE, whole genome shotgun sequence genomic region harbors:
- the LOC110894813 gene encoding galactinol synthase 2: MAPTVDSNVTNGKAKTRAYVTFLAGDGDYWKGVVALAKGLRKVKSVYPLVVAILPDVPMDHRRKLISQGCIIREIEPLYPPENQTKFAMAYYVINYSKLRIWKFVEYSKMIYLDGDIQVFDNIDHLFDLPDGHFYAVMDCFCERNWRNSPQYQIGYCQQAPEKVHWPDNQLGPKPSLYFNAGMFVFEPNLSTYNNLLSSVKITQPTLFAEQDFLNMFFKDVYKPIPTEYNLILAMLWRHPENVDVKKVKVVHYCADGSKPWRYTGKDVNMDREDIKMLVNMWWEIYNDETLDYWKSCGQSMGTQLTAVDEPTLAVTRSGSRCVSAPSAA; the protein is encoded by the exons ATGGCGCCAACCGTTGATAGTAACGTCACCAATGGGAAGGCCAAGACCCGTGCCTACGTCACCTTCTTGGCAGGAGATGGTGACTACTGGAAGGGTGTGGTTGCTCTTGCCAAGGGTCTTCGCAAGGTCAAGTCGGTCTACCCGCTTGTAGTTGCAATTCTGCCCGATGTTCCTATGGATCACCGTCGAAAATTGATCTCTCAAGGGTGCATCATCCGGGAGATTGAACCCTTGTACCCGCCCGAAAACCAGACTAAGTTCGCCATGGCCTATTATGTTATTAATTACTCCAAGCTCCGTATTTGGAAG TTTGTGGAGTACAGCAAGATGATATACTTGGATGGGGACATACAAGTTTTCGACAACATAGACCATCTGTTCGACTTACCCGACGGCCACTTCTACGCCGTCATGGACTGTTTCTGCGAGCGAAACTGGAGAAACAGTCCACAGTACCAAATCGGGTACTGTCAACAAGCACCCGAAAAAGTCCACTGGCCGGATAACCAGTTGGGCCCAAAACCCTCCTTATACTTCAACGCCGGAATGTTCGTGTTCGAGCCCAATCTCTCCACCTACAACAACCTTCTTTCGTCGGTTAAAATCACCCAGCCGACACTATTCGCAGAGCAAGATTTCTTAAACATGTTCTTTAAGGATGTTTACAAGCCTATTCCAACAGAATACAATTTAATATTGGCGATGTTGTGGCGGCACCCGGAGAATGTGGATGTTAAGAAGGTGAAGGTGGTGCATTACTGTGCCGACGGGTCGAAGCCGTGGAGGTATACCGGGAAAGATGTGAATATGGATAGGGAAGATATTAAGATGCTGGTGAATATGTGGTGGGAGATTTATAATGATGAGACCTTGGATTATTGGAAGAGTTGTGGACAGTCGATGGGTACGCAGTTGACCGCGGTGGATGAGCCGACGCTGGCGGTAACTAGGAGTGGTAGTCGTTGTGTCTCCGCCCCGTCGGCAGCTTAG